A genomic region of Cydia amplana chromosome 5, ilCydAmpl1.1, whole genome shotgun sequence contains the following coding sequences:
- the LOC134647886 gene encoding protein O-mannosyltransferase 1 has product MSNIRKRKGEKKSNEVSELSEECYTENTIKEREVGDGAPAESEPEPLSHEQTNNILMKDAESSPSSCYLHIKIDLVCLTLLVIALCTRLYNLQEPRYIVFDELHYGRYVSLYTKGIFFFDAHPPLGKQLLYLAGKAAGYDGNFTFDRIGSPYADDVPIGALRLVPAVAGSLLVAVSYQLMLEMCTYQWTAILAAVLILFENCFLAQSRFMLLECIQMLFGLCGVLCAIKSTKNNGASSVIWLCISAVSLGCCFSVKYSGLYTYYLAVFIVGRQIWQRIGETDSTLRLLFSALWRLLVLVALPLAVYVGVFYAHLAMLPRAGPHDSVMTSAFQASLQGGLASITRGQPVHVAHGSQITLRHTHGRTCWLHSHAHVYPVRYADGRGSSHQQQVTCYSFKDVNNWWIVKRPDVASLAVARPPDAVRHGDVVQLLHGITSRALNSHDVAAAASPQSQEVSCYIDYNVSMPAQNLWRVEIINRASEEATWDSIRSLVRLVHERSGAALRFSGRQLPAWGFHQHEVVADKVLTHQDTVWNVEEHRYTKAEDRKERERELVTAEMIPPGNTQLTFWEKFVELQFKMAAHSADAPAGHMFASEPADWPLLQRSIAYWLSPDSNAQIHLIGNLVTWYAGSLSVLVYSGLLCWRALRGRRACPDLPERAAERFLAAGRVLFLGYWLHYLPYFFVDRTLFLHHYLPAYTFKILLLAYVIEHVYYRLRLLERRRPLVNLFVVCVAVWLAYVVITFKKFSVLNYGNVDLTETELMNLRWKDTWDFILHKK; this is encoded by the exons atgagtAATATAAGGAAACGTAAGGGCGAAAAGAAGTCGAACGAGGTCAGCGAACTTTCGGAAGAATGTTACACAGAGAATACCATAAAAGAAAGGGAAGTT GGAGATGGAGCTCCTGCAGAATCAGAACCTGAACCGCTTTCTCATGAACAAACCAACAACATACTTATGAAGGATGCAGAAAGTTCACCCTCTAGTTGTTACCTACATATCAAGATAGATCTGGTGTGCTTGACATTGCTAGTTATAGCACTATGCACTCGCTTGTACAATCTGCAGGAACCAAGATATATTGT ATTTGATGAACTACATTATGGAAGATATGTGTCTTTGTACACCAAAGGCATATTTTTCTTTGATGCCCACCCGCCACTGGGCAAGCAGCTGTTGTACCTGGCGGGCAAAGCTGCTGGCTATGATGGCAACTTCACCTTTGACCGCATTGGCTCACCATATGCAGATGATGTGCCCATAGGAGCTTTAAGACTGGTGCCTGCAGTGGCGGGCAGTTTACTAGTTGCTGTGTCTTATCAGTTGATGCTTGAAATGTGTACATATCAATGGACAGCTATCTTAGCTGCtgtgttaattttatttg AGAATTGTTTCCTAGCCCAGTCAAGATTTATGTTGCTGGAGTGCATTCAGATGTTATTTGGACTATGTGGAGTTCTCTGTGCtataaaaagtacaaaaaacAATGGTGCCTCTTCagtaatttggctgtgcatcaGTGCAGTTTCACTTGGCTGTTGTTTTTC CGTTAAATACTCCGGCCTCTACACATACTACCTGGCAGTGTTCATAGTGGGCCGCCAGATCTGGCAACGGATCGGCGAGACGGACTCCACCCTGCGACTATTGTTCTCTGCCCTCTGGCGCCTGCTGGTACTGGTGGCACTGCCGCTGGCGGTCTACGTGGGCGTGTTCTACGCGCACTTGGCAATGCTGCCGCGCGCGGGGCCGCATGACAGTGTGATGACGAGCGCGTTTCAG GCGTCGCTGCAAGGTGGGCTTGCTAGTATCACGCGTGGACAACCGGTGCACGTAGCGCACGGCTCACAGATCACACTAAG GCACACTCACGGTCGCACGTGTTGGCTGCACTCGCACGCGCACGTGTACCCGGTGCGGTACGCGGACGGGCGCGGCTCGTCGCACCAGCAGCAAGTGACGTGCTACAGCTTCAAGGACGTGAACAACTGGTGGATCGTGAAGCGGCCCGACGTGGCGTCGCTGGCCGTGGCGCGTCCGCCGGACGCCGTACGGCACGGAGACGTGGTGCAGCTCCTGCACGGCATCACTAGTCGCGCGCTCAACTCGCACGACGTCGCTGCGGCCGCGTCGCCGCAGTCACAG GAGGTGTCGTGCTACATCGACTACAACGTGTCGATGCCGGCGCAGAACCTCTGGCGCGTGGAGATCATCAACCGAGCCAGCGAGGAGGCCACGTGGGACAGCATCCGCTCGCTCGTGCGGCTCGTGCACGAGCGCTCGGGCGCCGCGCTGCGCTTCAGCGGCCGCCAGCTGCCCGCCTGGGGCTTCCACCAGCACGAG GTCGTCGCTGACAAGGTGCTCACGCATCAGGACACTGTATGGAACGTTGAGGAGCATCGCTATACTAAAG CTGAAGACAGAAAGGAGCGCGAGCGGGAGCTGGTTACCGCCGAGATGATCCCGCCGGGGAACACGCAGCTCACGTTCTGGGAGAAGTTCGTCGAGCTGcaattcaagatggcggcgcACTCGGCCGACGCGCCCGCCGGACACATGTTCGCCAGCGAGCCCGCCGACTGGCCGCTCCTGCAGCGCTCCATCGCCTACTGGCTCTCGCCGGACTCCAAC GCCCAAATCCACCTGATCGGCAACCTAGTGACGTGGTATGCGGGCTCGCTGTCAGTTCTCGTGTACTCGGGGCTGCTGTGCTGGCGGGCGctgcgcgggcggcgcgcgtGCCCCGACCTGCCCGAGCGCGCCGCCGAGCGCTTCCTCGCGGCCGGCCGAGTACTCTTCCTCGGCTACTGGCTGCACTACTTACCATACTTCTTTGTTGACCGCACCCTGTTCCTCCACCACTACCTCCCCGCTTACACGTTCAAGATCCTCCTCCTGGCGTACGTGATCGAACACGTGTACTACAGGCTGAGACTACTAGAGCGAAGGCGGCCGCTGGTCAACTTGTTCGTGGTGTGCGTTGCCGTGTGGCTCGCGTACGTGGTGATCACGTTCAAGAAGTTCAGCGTCCTCAACTACGGGAACGTTGATCTGACGGAGACCGAGCTCATGAATCTGCGCTGGAAGGACACCTGGGATTTTATATTGCACAAAAAATAA
- the LOC134647997 gene encoding proteasome subunit beta type-7, translating to MASVLLPEIPAPGFSFENFQRNAFLASKGFPAPTATKTGTTIVGIIYADGVILGADTRATENTIVSDKNCEKIHYLAGNMYCCGAGTAADTEMTTQTVSSQLELQRLHTGRQVPVATAATLLKRMLFRYQGHIGAALVLGGVDRTGPHIYCIYPHGSVDKLPYATMGSGSLAAMAVFESGWKPNMNEEQGKKLVRDAIAAGIFNDLGSGSNVDLCVIRNTGPAQYLRTFEEANVKGKKQGSYRYAPGTTAVLRQKVIPLEVESVTIHQVQPMEVEPSGSRR from the exons ATGGCTTCAGTTTTACTTCCTGAAATACCGGCTCCTGGATTTTCCTTTGAAAATTTCCAGCG CAATGCTTTCCTTGCTTCAAAAGGATTCCCAGCGCCCACAGCCACAAAAACTGGTACTACAATCGTGGGTATCATTTACGCTGACGGCGTGATCTTGGGTGCCGATACCCGCGCCACAGAGAACACTATTGTGTCGGATAAAAACTGCGAGAAGATCCACTACTTGGCCGGCAATATGTACTGCTGTGGTGCTGGCACGGCGGCGGACACGGAGATGACCACGCAGACGGTATCGTCGCAGCTGGAGCTGCAGCGGCTGCACACGGGCCGCCAGGTGCCGGTGGCGACCGCCGCCACGCTGCTTAAGCGCATGCTGTTCCGCTACCAGGGTCACATTGGTGCTGCCCTTGTGCTGGGTGGTGTTGACCGCACCGGACCACACATTTACTGCATTTATCCACATGGATCTGTTGATAAATTGCCTTATGCCACTATGG GTTCTGGATCCTTAGCAGCCATGGCAGTATTCGAGTCTGGCTGGAAGCCCAACATGAATGAAGAGCAGGGCAAAAAATTGGTCAGAGATGCCATTGCTGCTGGTATTTTCAATGATTTGGGCTCTGGTTCCAATGTGGATCTCTGTGTCATCCGCAACACTGGGCCTGCCCAGTATCTGAGGACTTTTGAAGAAGCTAATGTGAAG GGCAAGAAACAAGGTTCATACAGATATGCCCCTGGAACTACTGCTGTGCTGAGGCAGAAGGTGATTCCTCTGGAGGTGGAGTCGGTGACCATTCACCAGGTGCAGCCTATGGAGGTGGAGCCTTCAGGAAGTCGCCGTtaa